One Branchiostoma floridae strain S238N-H82 unplaced genomic scaffold, Bfl_VNyyK Sc7u5tJ_372, whole genome shotgun sequence genomic window carries:
- the LOC118408710 gene encoding LOW QUALITY PROTEIN: uncharacterized protein LOC118408710 (The sequence of the model RefSeq protein was modified relative to this genomic sequence to represent the inferred CDS: inserted 1 base in 1 codon) yields IRDLGHRSTPAAYAIEPSGGKRWTAGMXICCDSCDVWYHTDCMGMSTPVYNTINNPNVSWICCSCGLPNFSSSLFNTTVFETSNCFSSFNTSTCSSPARSIGSPIATSSPIGYGITPPPRDRTHTKPVRTCVINFQSIRNKVPELHAFCEAVQPDIVVGTETWLDSSVGSSEIFPDTYNVFRRDRAGRGGGVLVAVKNNIIATHHPDPDCPCELTWVRVHLANSKSIYIGAYYRPPPPPSAGHDDFVALERSVLQKRANNNNAHIWLAGDFNLPDATWNPEANTTASNPSTLTSNYISLANDCGLEQMVCEPTRTVGQTSNTLDLFLTTNSTLVERVKILPGLSDHDIPLIDVQVKPQTSNSKDRLIYLWRKANIDALQQDMATYSREFADQAQHNTASENWELFKAAVSGAANKHVPRKKVRPQSNKPWITPQIRKAMRKRSELFSKARRSNSNEAWAKFKRCRKGVKQRVRKAHRDYVSNYL; encoded by the exons ATCCGGGACCTAGGGCACCGAAGTACCCCTGCGGCGTATGCCATCGAGCCGTCAGGTGGGAAAAGGTGGACGGCCGGCA CCATCTGTTGCGACTCATGTGATGTCTGGTACCATACTGACTGCATGGGTATGTCAACACCGGTCTATAATACCATCAACAACCCTAACGTGTCCTGGATTTGCTGCTCCTGCGGCCTACCTAACTTCAGCTCCAGCCTCTTCAACACTACAGTATTCGAAACTTCTAATTGTTTCTCTTCTTTTAACACCAGCACCTGTTCTAGTCCAGCAAGATCTATCGGCTCACCTATCGCTACGTCTTCGCCTATCGGATATGGTATTACTCCACCGCCTCGCGACCGCACACATACCAAACCAGTCAGGACCTGTGTGATCAACTTTCAATCTATCCGCAATAAGGTACCTGAACTGCATGCATTTTGCGAAGCTGTGCAACCAGACATTGTTGTTGGCACTGAGACGTGGCTGGACTCGTCAGTGGGCAGCAGCGAAATCTTTCCGGACACGTACAATGTGTTCAGGAGAGACAGAGCTGGCCGGGGAGGGGGTGTGCTTGTTGCTGTAAAGAACAACATCATAGCAACCCACCACCCAGACCCGGACTGTCCCTGCGAGTTGACCTGGGTCCGGGTCCATCTGGCTAACAGTAAGTCCATCTACATAGGGGCCTactatcgcccccccccccccccctcagctgGTCATGATGATTTTGTAGCACTAGAAAGATCAGTGCTGCAAAAGCGGGCTAAtaacaacaatgcccacatctggctAGCAGGTGACTTCAACCTGCCTGATGCGACCTGGAACCCTGAAGCTAATACCACCGCTTCCAATCCATCCACTCTCACTAGCAATTACATCAGCCTTGCCAATGACTGTGGTCTGGAACAAATGGTCTGTGAACCAACTCGTACTGTGGGGCAAACTTCGAACACCCTGGATCTGTTTCTCACCACAAACTCCACCTTAGTGGAGAGAGTCAAAATCTTACCAGGTCTCAGCGATCATGACATCCCGCTGATTGATGTTCAAGTAAAGCCCCAAACATCAAACTCAAAAGATCGGCTCATATACCTGTGGAGGAAGGCTAACATCGATGCACTCCAGCAGGATATGGCAACATACAGTCGAGAGTTTGCAGACCAGGCTCAGCACAACACTGCCTCAGAAAACTGGGAGCTGTTTAAGGCAGCCGTTAGTGGTGCTGCCAATAAGCATGTCCCCAGGAAAAAAGTGAGGCCACAATCCAACAAACCTTGGATAACTCCCCAGATTCGCAAAGCTATGCGTAAGCggtctgaacttttttccaaggctaggagatccaactccaatgaagcctgggcaaagttcaagaggtgtaggaagggcgttaagcagagagttaggaaggcccatagggattatgtctccaattacct
- the LOC118408713 gene encoding cyclic nucleotide-gated cation channel beta-3-like encodes MDDSGFSKSFEEGKYRMSAHPKVEVWLNSPGSFISGEAPDESMDVWHDEPDMSSQTWMATSGDVRNDTNSVSTMSSSGQFLQLPGVPGPSSMNAPSIASFRSNEDADDHSHPSFSPPPSMRVTSLEDQFYSNPAFSIQDFDKEDDFCRSKVSRSSSSEEIQSGEQQSHASTTITSRHLLNVPPLVQSGARHQGAMSVVSSCPSWGDESRVPSPRLEETAGGDEPWYRLDLPPSRLSSISDGSVWSVRPYLSKDHPAFSRLKTLFERLTERTRQAKDQIVQPPTPSTSAESLNSEKDEDRQRLSFSSLTKPLPAGHQQNEEPEPTVFSLLKWQVRLPQIIPHTMDPLESRLYMTWLVIVASAFTYNAWTIFLRQSFPCVFFLQFDGKKTRQHYVKSRDFKLDLASLIPFDLLYLQVGLNYPILRLPRLLKIRVFWEFTDRAESVLKSANIFRIVKTTGYMLYMIHLDACMYYKVSDFQGLGSSRWVYSGSGNSYIRCYYWATRTLLSIGGIPTPTNDFEYLIMLCNWLLGVFVFAMIIAQIRDAIGTANKAKAEFRRRMDSVVSYMTRFNIPKPVQDRVRQWYTYTWSKARMLDEMELLNQLPVKMRTDLAIQVHMGTLSKVKLFQDCDRQFLRDLVLKLKPVLYLPGDVVCRKGEIGREMYIVNEGSVQVVGGASGRSVLATLNVGSYFGEISLLAVGGGNRRTADVVSPGFTTLFVLDKKDLSEAIKDYPQVQEVLKHKAKKLLKKSAKRDEVEEKKGTKQVSLVQDALVLIPNDEPRQDTPKLFQTVVQVAKQKGLASKILRYPRKRRGKVSPLLKDEWATNTSSSTGSKSGKPSIVPSLLDSDDPDDDYSTALSEDDFESRQNPARNKVSQGKRSQNCSPDTYSDIMSSGFLIKNSPLPPIDHRKGVRRHSDIPRGIAVEVVMEKQKSLPLPSISLEQDDADVEDTEGE; translated from the exons ATGGATGACTCAG GTTTTTCCAAATCTTTTGAAGAAGGCAAGTACCGAATGAGTGCTCATCCCAAGGTAGAAGTGTGGCTGAATTCGCCTGGGTCGTTTATTTCAG GAGAAGCGCCGGATGAGAGTATGGACGTGTGGCACGATGAGCCGGACATGAGCTCACAGACCTGGATGGCTACTTCAGGGGACGTGAGGAACGACACCAACAGTGTGTCCACCATGTCCAGCAGTGGTCAGTTCCTCCAGCTGCCCGGTGTTCCGGGACCCAGCAGCATGAATGCTCCATCTATTGCCAGCTTCCGCAGCAATGAAGATG CCGACGATCACAGCCACCCTAGCTTCAGCCCCCCTCCCAGCATGCGGGTGACCTCACTGGAGGACCAGTTCTACAGCAACCCTGCCTTCAGCATCCAGGACTTTGACAAAGAAGATGACTTTTGCAGATCAAAGGTTTCTAGATCTAGCTCTAGTGAAGAGATCCAAAGCGGAGAGCAACAGTCCCACGCCAG TACCACCATTACCAGCCGACACCTTCTGAATGTTCCGCCGCTGGTCCAGTCAGGCGCGCGGCACCAAGGCGCCATGAGCGTGGTCAGCTCCTGCCCGTCCTGGGGGGACGAGAGCCGCGTGCCGTCCCCGCGTCTGGAGGAGACGGCGGGCGGCGACGAGCCTTGGTACCGCCTGGACCTCCCGCCCAGCCGACTGTCCTCGATTAGCGACGGCAGCGTTTGGAGCGTAAG GCCATACCTGTCAAAAGACCATCCTGCTTTCTCGAGACTGAAGACATTGTTCGAGCGTCTGACAGAGCGAACTCGCCAGGCCAAGGATCAGATCGTCCAGCCCCCCACACCATCCACCTCAGCAGAGAGTCTCAACAGTG AGAAAGATGAAGACCGCCAGCGCCTGTCGTTCTCGTCTCTGACGAAGCCATTGCCAGCGGGACACCAGCAGAACGAAGAGCCAGAACCGACTGTCTTCTCCCTTCTCAAGTGGCAGGTCCGCCTTCCTCAGATCATTCCTCACACAATGGACCCCCTGGAAA GTCGTCTTTACATGACTTGGTTGGTGATAGTGGCTTCCGCCTTTACCTACAATGCCTGGACCATCTTTTTGCGTCAGTCCTTTCC TTGTGTGTTCTTCTTGCAGTTTGATGGGAAGAAGACAAGACAGCACTACGTCAAGTCAAGAGACTTTAAG CTGGACCTGGCATCCTTGATACCATTTGACCTGTTATACCTGCAAGTTGGTCTGAACTACCCCATTCTCAGGCTCCCAAGACTGCTCAAG ATCCGTGTGTTCTGGGAGTTTACCGACAGGGCTGAGAGTGTCTTGAAATCTGCGAACATTTTCCG CATAGTGAAGACCACAGGGTACATGCTGTACATGATCCACCTGGATGCCTGCATGTACTACAAGGTGTCAGACTTCCAGGGACTGGGGTCCAGCCGCTGGGTCTACAGTGGGTCTGGCAACAG TTATATCCGCTGTTATTACTGGGCCACTCGGACCCTGCTGTCCATAGGAGGAATCCCCACCCCCACCAATGACTTTGAGTACCTCATCATGCTGTGTAACTGGCTCTTGGGGGTCTTTGTGTTTGCCATGATAATTGCTCAG ATCCGAGATGCCATTGGGACGGCCAACAAGGCGAAGGCTGAGTTCCGGCGTAGGATGGACAGCGTGGTGTCGTACATGACTCGTTTTAACATCCCCAAACCTGTCCAGGACCGCGTGAGACAGTGGTACACCTACACATGGAGCAAGGCTCGCATGCTGG ATGAGATGGAACTGTTGAACCAACTACCTGTCAAGATGCGGACTGACCTTGCCATCCAGGTGCACATGGGCACCCTCAGCAAGGTCAAACTCTTCCAG GACTGTGACCGTCAGTTCCTGCGTGACCTGGTACTGAAGCTGAAACCTGTGCTGTATCTCCCTGGGGATGTGGTCTGTAGGAAG gGTGAAATTGGGAGGGAGATGTACATTGTGAATGAAGGGTCTGTACAGGTGGTGGGAGGGGCCAGTGGACGCTCCGTGCTGGCAACACTCAATGTGGGCAGTTACTTTGGAGAAATCAG TTTGCTGGCGGTTGGTGGTGGAAACAGGCGGACTGCGGATGTGGTGTCCCCTGGCTTCACCACCCTGTTTGTGCTGGATAAGAAGGACCTGAGCGAGGCCATCAAGGACTACCCACAGGTGCAGGAGGTGCTCAAACACAAGGCTAA GAAACTGCTGAAGAAGAGCGCTAAACGGGATGAGGTTGAAGAGAAGAAGGGCACCAAACAGGTGTCACTCGTGCAAGATGCACTGGTCCTGATCCCCAATGATGAACCGAGACAGGACACCCCCAAGCTGTTCCAGACGGTAGTGCAGGTGGCCAAACAGAAGGGCCTGGCATCCAAGATACTGCGATATCCAAGGAAGCGGAGGGGGAAAGTCAG TCCCCTTCTAAAAGATGAATGGGCCACCAACACCAGCTCCAGCACAGGGTCCAAGTCAGGGAAGCCGTCCATCGTCCCCAGCCTCCTGGACAGTGACGACCCTGATGATGACTACTCCACGGCTCTCTCTGAGGACGACTTCGAAAGCAGACAAAATCCTGCTAGAAACAAG GTTTCCCAAGGAAAGCGGTCCCAGAACTGTAGTCCTGACACCTACTCGGACATTATGTCCAGTGGTTTTCTGATCAAGAACAGTCCCTTG